In Pseudoxanthobacter soli DSM 19599, a single window of DNA contains:
- the rsfS gene encoding ribosome silencing factor — translation MSVSETLDPLSAGKATTRSLADATTSIEAVLASLDDSKAEDVVSIDIAGKTSLADHMVVASGRSHRHVGAIADHIIKDLKEAGFGSPRVEGLPQCDWVLLDAGDVIIHVFRPEVRQFYNIEKMWSADAPAAPRVTG, via the coding sequence GTGAGCGTTTCCGAAACGCTCGATCCGCTGTCCGCCGGCAAGGCGACCACACGCAGCCTCGCCGATGCGACGACCTCGATCGAAGCCGTCCTTGCGAGCCTCGACGATTCCAAGGCGGAAGACGTGGTCTCCATCGACATCGCCGGAAAGACCTCGCTTGCCGACCACATGGTGGTGGCGTCGGGCCGGTCCCATCGTCATGTCGGCGCCATCGCCGACCACATCATCAAGGATCTCAAGGAAGCCGGTTTCGGCTCCCCGCGGGTCGAGGGCCTGCCGCAGTGCGACTGGGTGCTGCTCGATGCCGGCGACGTGATCATCCACGTCTTCCGCCCCGAGGTGCGCCAGTTCTACAACATCGAAAAGATGTGGTCGGCCGACGCTCCCGCTGCTCCGCGGGTCACCGGCTGA
- the rlmH gene encoding 23S rRNA (pseudouridine(1915)-N(3))-methyltransferase RlmH, which translates to MRVLLCVVGRLKAGPERDLAERYLDRAAKAGPAIGLTGFDVIELAESRAARADARRDEEAAALAGHLPAGAAVVVLDERGGTLASEAFAERVAKFRDGGRGTLALIIGGPDGHGEALRKRADLLLAFGAMTWPHQLVRIMAAEQLYRAVTLISGHPYHRGG; encoded by the coding sequence GTGCGGGTGCTGTTGTGCGTGGTCGGCCGGCTTAAGGCCGGCCCCGAGCGCGATCTTGCAGAGCGCTATCTCGACCGTGCCGCCAAGGCCGGGCCGGCGATCGGCCTGACCGGGTTCGACGTGATCGAGCTTGCGGAAAGCCGCGCCGCGCGGGCCGATGCCCGGCGCGACGAAGAGGCGGCCGCGCTTGCCGGCCATCTGCCGGCCGGTGCCGCCGTGGTGGTGCTGGACGAACGGGGCGGGACGCTTGCAAGCGAAGCCTTCGCGGAGCGCGTCGCGAAATTTCGCGACGGCGGTCGCGGAACCCTGGCGCTGATCATCGGTGGACCCGACGGCCATGGCGAGGCGCTGCGCAAGCGAGCCGACCTGCTGCTCGCCTTCGGCGCGATGACCTGGCCGCATCAGCTCGTGCGCATCATGGCGGCCGAACAGCTCTACCGCGCCGTGACGCTGATTTCCGGCCATCCCTATCATCGCGGCGGTTGA
- a CDS encoding 4a-hydroxytetrahydrobiopterin dehydratase: protein MPAEPHDTLLDEAEIVRLIARRLPRWRHEDGTIRRTFRTAGWQGTILVVNAVAHLAEAAWHHPDLSVSFAAVEVRLSTHSAGGVTAKDIALAARIEDVIGWQPAREGGPLEGPPAGSYIRYDDGAI, encoded by the coding sequence ATGCCTGCAGAGCCTCATGATACCCTCCTGGACGAGGCCGAAATCGTCCGCCTGATCGCCCGCAGGCTGCCACGGTGGCGGCATGAGGACGGCACGATCCGCCGCACGTTCCGGACCGCCGGATGGCAGGGCACGATCCTAGTCGTGAACGCTGTCGCACACCTTGCCGAGGCTGCCTGGCATCATCCCGATCTCTCCGTCTCCTTCGCCGCCGTCGAGGTAAGGCTCTCGACGCACTCCGCCGGCGGTGTCACGGCCAAGGACATCGCGCTCGCCGCGCGGATCGAGGACGTGATCGGCTGGCAGCCCGCCCGCGAGGGAGGGCCGCTCGAAGGTCCGCCCGCCGGCAGCTACATCCGCTACGACGACGGCGCGATCTAA
- a CDS encoding triphosphoribosyl-dephospho-CoA synthase has protein sequence MNTDVVANALLSAYRDELAAVTPGTARRSADGRSMTPADFVSSAEAAVPALTETGAPVGRRILNAVEASRAGIGAITGLGILLLCAPLAAACEQPGPAPLRERISTVLTHLDRTDAEDTCRALTLAEPSRSAVVQGRFTLKQAMLAEAGRDRIALQYASNYTDLFVFGLPALVRGLKRAARSAETAADAFPLATTSLFLGFMSAFPDSHIVRTHGPEAARSVMADARRLLGAGAAFDPTRHREALLAFDADLRARDLDPITTADLTVATLFLARLGAGAA, from the coding sequence ATGAATACAGACGTCGTTGCGAATGCGTTGCTCTCCGCTTACCGGGACGAACTTGCCGCCGTCACGCCCGGGACGGCGCGCCGTTCCGCTGACGGCCGCAGCATGACGCCGGCCGATTTCGTGTCGAGTGCGGAGGCGGCTGTCCCCGCACTCACCGAGACGGGCGCGCCGGTCGGCCGGCGCATCCTGAACGCCGTCGAGGCTTCGAGGGCAGGCATCGGGGCGATCACCGGCCTCGGCATCCTGCTGCTGTGCGCCCCACTCGCGGCCGCCTGCGAGCAGCCGGGTCCCGCACCGCTGCGCGAACGCATCTCCACGGTCCTGACGCACCTCGACAGGACCGACGCGGAAGACACCTGCCGCGCGTTGACGCTGGCGGAACCGAGCCGCAGCGCCGTCGTCCAGGGCCGCTTCACCCTGAAGCAAGCGATGCTGGCTGAAGCCGGCCGCGATCGCATCGCCCTGCAATATGCCTCGAACTACACCGACCTGTTCGTGTTCGGCCTTCCGGCCCTGGTGCGCGGGCTGAAGCGTGCGGCGCGCAGTGCTGAAACCGCCGCCGACGCCTTCCCGCTCGCCACCACGAGCCTTTTTCTCGGCTTCATGTCGGCCTTTCCGGACAGCCACATCGTCCGCACCCACGGGCCCGAGGCGGCGCGCAGCGTGATGGCCGATGCACGCCGGCTGCTCGGTGCCGGCGCCGCATTCGATCCCACGCGCCACCGCGAGGCGTTGCTTGCCTTCGATGCGGATCTGAGAGCCCGCGATCTCGATCCAATCACCACCGCCGACCTGACGGTGGCGACGCTGTTTCTCGCCCGCCTCGGTGCGGGGGCCGCCTGA
- a CDS encoding VOC family protein, with amino-acid sequence MSEDATRTVSTGGATGRLGPRRAVEIIPYLFCRDVEAEVEWLVKAFGFERRLLLQAPSGGTHAEIALEGQVVMLGTALAEFGLASPAETGRRHSGVFVYLDDVDAHAARAKAMKADIVRDLEDAPYGRTYWARDPEGHDWFFTTPPDGQ; translated from the coding sequence ATGTCCGAGGACGCAACGCGCACCGTTTCGACGGGCGGCGCTACCGGCAGGCTTGGCCCGCGCCGCGCGGTCGAGATCATCCCCTATCTGTTCTGTCGCGATGTCGAGGCCGAGGTGGAGTGGCTCGTGAAGGCCTTCGGCTTCGAGCGGCGCCTGCTGCTGCAGGCGCCCTCGGGCGGCACCCATGCCGAGATCGCCCTCGAAGGCCAGGTCGTGATGCTCGGCACCGCACTTGCCGAATTCGGCCTCGCCTCCCCGGCGGAGACGGGCCGGCGCCACTCCGGCGTGTTCGTCTATCTCGACGACGTCGACGCCCACGCCGCGAGGGCAAAGGCGATGAAAGCCGACATCGTCCGCGATCTCGAGGACGCACCCTACGGACGAACCTACTGGGCCCGCGACCCGGAGGGGCACGACTGGTTCTTCACGACGCCACCCGATGGGCAGTGA
- a CDS encoding LysR family transcriptional regulator, giving the protein MNFLALSILTEVAAGSSLSGAARTLRISPMAATRQLSALEQDVGVRLVHRTTRAIALTAEGQAFLPHAQALLDERSAAYASVRPVTEGAFGLLRLTASVAFSRKVMVPMIADFMSANPAVKVDLTMTDDLVDLVNEGLDLAIRIANLTDSSLVARRLAGNPRLLLASPDYLERHGAPRTLADLEAHDCLPISRTARWAFRASGQPLSAKIGGRFSANSIEGLLQACVAGLGIANLSAWFVRDEIAAGRLKVIELADAVPEPLDVWAVYPSSRMVPVKVRLFIDALAARLAA; this is encoded by the coding sequence ATGAATTTTCTGGCGCTCTCCATTCTGACGGAGGTCGCGGCGGGCAGCAGCCTGTCCGGCGCGGCGCGCACCCTTCGCATCAGTCCGATGGCGGCGACGCGCCAGCTTTCCGCGCTGGAACAGGACGTCGGCGTGCGGCTGGTGCATCGGACGACGCGCGCCATCGCCCTGACGGCGGAGGGGCAGGCCTTCCTTCCCCATGCGCAGGCGCTGCTCGACGAGCGGTCCGCCGCCTACGCGAGCGTGAGACCGGTCACCGAGGGCGCGTTCGGCCTTTTGAGGCTGACCGCCTCGGTGGCGTTCTCACGCAAGGTCATGGTGCCGATGATCGCCGACTTCATGAGCGCCAACCCGGCGGTGAAGGTCGACCTGACGATGACGGACGACCTCGTCGACCTCGTCAACGAAGGGCTCGACCTCGCCATCCGGATCGCCAACCTGACCGACAGCAGCCTCGTCGCGCGGCGTCTCGCCGGCAATCCGCGCCTGCTGCTCGCTTCGCCCGACTATCTGGAACGGCACGGTGCACCGCGCACCCTCGCCGATCTGGAAGCGCACGATTGCCTGCCTATCAGCCGCACGGCGCGCTGGGCCTTTCGCGCGTCCGGGCAACCTCTGTCGGCGAAGATCGGCGGGCGCTTCTCGGCCAATTCGATCGAGGGCCTGCTGCAGGCCTGCGTCGCCGGCCTCGGCATCGCGAATCTGTCGGCGTGGTTCGTGCGGGACGAGATCGCCGCTGGGCGGTTGAAGGTGATCGAACTGGCCGATGCCGTGCCCGAGCCCCTCGACGTCTGGGCCGTCTATCCCAGCAGCCGGATGGTCCCGGTGAAGGTGCGCCTCTTCATCGACGCACTGGCCGCCCGGCTGGCAGCCTGA
- a CDS encoding (5-formylfuran-3-yl)methyl phosphate synthase, translating to MTEPIFPARSGLLVSVRDVAEARLALSSGADIINLERSSTGRAGDVDLSFVTDVAHLLVGRRIVSASVADLPTTDAAAFALSATALASAGANHVRVRLPASAPRMELEAVIAAIGTAPLGGAHPVAVLFAEGDAEAGLLPVLASAGFAGVMLEVSEHGSGRLLDHASAERLAALAEACRRNGLFLGVGGSLRLTDIPSLVHAGVSLLGFRGAACEGPTRNGRLSATRIHDLRTVIDRAAAMRGNVA from the coding sequence ATGACGGAACCGATCTTTCCCGCGCGTTCGGGGTTGCTCGTCAGCGTTCGAGACGTCGCCGAGGCGAGGCTCGCCCTGTCCTCGGGCGCTGACATCATCAACCTCGAAAGGTCCTCGACCGGCCGGGCGGGGGACGTCGACCTCTCGTTCGTCACCGATGTCGCACACCTCCTGGTGGGCCGCCGCATCGTCAGCGCGTCCGTCGCCGATCTGCCGACGACGGACGCCGCGGCCTTCGCCCTGTCGGCAACGGCGCTCGCCTCCGCCGGGGCCAATCACGTGCGGGTCCGGCTGCCGGCATCGGCCCCGCGGATGGAACTGGAAGCGGTGATCGCGGCCATCGGCACCGCTCCGCTCGGGGGAGCACATCCGGTTGCGGTGCTGTTCGCCGAAGGCGATGCGGAGGCCGGGCTGCTGCCTGTTCTTGCCTCCGCCGGCTTTGCCGGCGTCATGCTCGAAGTGTCGGAGCATGGGAGCGGGCGACTTCTCGACCATGCCTCGGCGGAGAGGCTCGCGGCCCTCGCCGAAGCCTGCCGGCGGAACGGCCTTTTCCTCGGCGTCGGCGGTTCGCTCCGGCTGACCGATATCCCGTCGCTCGTGCACGCCGGCGTCAGCCTGCTCGGCTTCCGCGGCGCGGCTTGCGAGGGGCCGACCCGAAACGGCCGGCTATCGGCAACGCGCATCCACGACCTCAGAACCGTCATCGACAGGGCCGCGGCGATGCGTGGGAACGTGGCCTGA
- a CDS encoding heavy metal translocating P-type ATPase, with amino-acid sequence MDRSGRDRLKTGLLLIALVALPGGIVLHVAGLPAFAQAVWLCGAVPVLVALVVEILVSLRRGEVGLDIVAALSMSAAMIFGETLAAAVVALMYSGGTFLESFAEGRARREMRDLLARVPRTATRHRDGGLEDVPLDDITPGDRLLIRQGDVVPVDSTLVSTAAFLDLSALTGESLPVRIESGSDVMSGATNAGAVFDVIATHPAKDSTYAGIVRLVEEAQRSRAPMARLADRWSLGFLAVTVALATAAWWFTGDPIRAVAVLVIATPCPLILAVPVALVAGVSRAARSGVLVKGSGPLEAMARTRTLILDKTGTLTDGRPGIVAIHSDHGMEANDILRLAAALDQGTKHPVATAIVAAARARGLSLPVPRHVTEHPGEGLEGEIEGRAVVVGGHDFVCGRIGAGGTPPPALAPGAVLVALAVDGRLAGHLVMADPLRPGIGGVIAGLRRQGIERILLATGDRREVAERVTEGLGLDGIRAGLTPDQKVLLVLTEHKRGPVMMVGDGVNDAPALAAADIGVAMGARGAAASAEAADVVLLVDRIDRLGLGLAIARGARRIALESVVAGIGLSVLGMVAAALGYLTPVKGALIQEAIDVAVILNALRALRLVPEDISAAGPRDNGPADGGPFPTGLSQGTQA; translated from the coding sequence ATGGATCGTTCGGGCCGGGACCGGCTGAAGACCGGATTGCTGCTCATCGCGCTCGTCGCGCTGCCGGGCGGGATCGTGCTTCATGTCGCCGGCCTGCCCGCATTCGCGCAGGCGGTCTGGCTCTGCGGCGCGGTGCCGGTGCTCGTCGCGCTCGTCGTCGAAATTCTCGTCAGCCTGCGCCGCGGCGAAGTCGGGCTCGACATCGTCGCTGCACTTTCCATGTCGGCCGCGATGATCTTCGGCGAGACGCTCGCGGCGGCTGTCGTGGCATTGATGTATTCCGGCGGTACGTTCCTCGAAAGCTTCGCCGAGGGCAGGGCGCGCAGGGAGATGCGCGACCTGCTCGCGCGCGTTCCCCGTACTGCGACCCGGCACCGCGACGGCGGCCTCGAGGACGTTCCGCTCGATGACATCACGCCAGGCGACCGCCTTCTCATCCGCCAGGGCGATGTCGTGCCGGTCGATTCCACGCTCGTTTCGACGGCGGCCTTTCTGGACCTTTCCGCGCTCACGGGCGAGTCGCTGCCGGTGCGGATCGAAAGCGGCAGCGACGTCATGAGCGGCGCCACCAATGCCGGTGCGGTGTTCGACGTGATCGCCACGCATCCGGCGAAGGACAGCACCTATGCCGGCATCGTCCGGCTGGTGGAGGAAGCTCAGAGATCGCGGGCGCCGATGGCGCGGCTGGCGGACCGGTGGTCGCTCGGCTTTCTCGCCGTCACGGTCGCGCTCGCCACTGCCGCGTGGTGGTTCACGGGCGATCCGATCCGCGCGGTGGCGGTGCTCGTGATCGCCACGCCGTGCCCGCTGATCCTCGCGGTCCCGGTGGCGCTGGTGGCCGGTGTGTCGCGGGCCGCCCGTTCCGGCGTGCTCGTCAAGGGATCCGGCCCGCTCGAGGCGATGGCCCGCACGCGGACGCTGATCCTCGACAAGACCGGAACGCTGACCGACGGGCGCCCGGGGATCGTGGCGATCCACAGCGACCATGGCATGGAAGCGAACGATATCCTGCGGCTCGCGGCGGCGCTCGACCAGGGCACCAAGCACCCCGTCGCGACCGCCATCGTCGCGGCGGCGCGGGCGCGCGGCCTTTCGCTGCCGGTTCCGCGGCACGTCACGGAGCATCCCGGCGAGGGGCTTGAAGGCGAGATCGAGGGCCGCGCGGTCGTGGTCGGCGGGCACGATTTCGTCTGCGGCCGCATCGGTGCCGGCGGAACGCCGCCGCCCGCTCTCGCGCCCGGGGCGGTGCTGGTGGCGCTCGCCGTGGACGGACGGCTGGCCGGCCACCTGGTGATGGCCGATCCGCTTCGGCCCGGCATCGGCGGCGTCATCGCGGGACTGCGCCGACAGGGCATCGAGCGAATCCTGCTCGCGACCGGCGATCGCCGCGAGGTCGCGGAACGGGTGACGGAGGGCCTCGGGCTCGACGGCATCCGCGCCGGGCTGACGCCGGACCAGAAGGTGCTTCTGGTGCTGACCGAGCACAAGCGCGGACCGGTGATGATGGTGGGCGACGGCGTGAACGACGCCCCCGCGCTGGCCGCAGCCGATATCGGCGTGGCGATGGGGGCCCGCGGGGCGGCTGCCTCGGCCGAGGCGGCGGACGTCGTTCTGCTCGTCGACCGCATCGACCGGCTCGGGCTCGGGCTTGCGATCGCCCGCGGCGCGCGGCGCATCGCGCTCGAAAGCGTGGTCGCCGGCATCGGCCTCTCGGTGCTCGGCATGGTCGCCGCCGCGCTCGGCTATCTCACCCCCGTTAAGGGCGCGCTCATCCAGGAGGCGATCGACGTCGCCGTGATCCTGAATGCGCTGAGGGCGCTGCGCCTCGTTCCCGAAGACATTTCCGCCGCCGGGCCCCGGGACAATGGGCCCGCGGACGGCGGCCCCTTTCCAACCGGCCTCTCGCAAGGAACCCAGGCATGA
- the folP gene encoding dihydropteroate synthase has product MKRVLDLDGVAHVAGERTLLMGILNVTPDSFSDGGRYDSLDAAVAHALEMEAEGADFIDIGGESTRPGHVAVSAEEEWARLQPVLTRLSGRLSVPISVDTYKAATAERALGLGAAIINDIWGLQRDAGMAAVVARHGAGLVAMHNRAAVDPAVDIVADMLAFFERTLAIADEAGIARSRIVLDPGIGFGKTPDQNVRAIAELPALRVLGLPILVGASRKSLIGHLSGAPVGERLPGTIAAHVLSVAGGADILRVHDVREHLQAVRLADAIVRRGGRGGSHG; this is encoded by the coding sequence ATGAAGCGCGTTCTCGATCTGGACGGCGTCGCCCATGTCGCCGGCGAGCGCACGCTCCTGATGGGCATCCTCAACGTCACGCCGGATTCCTTTTCCGATGGCGGCCGGTACGACAGCCTGGACGCAGCGGTGGCCCACGCGCTGGAGATGGAAGCGGAGGGCGCCGACTTCATCGATATCGGTGGTGAATCCACCCGCCCGGGCCATGTCGCCGTCTCCGCCGAGGAGGAATGGGCGCGGCTGCAGCCGGTGCTGACCCGGCTCTCCGGCCGGCTGAGCGTGCCGATCTCCGTCGACACCTACAAAGCGGCGACCGCAGAGCGCGCGCTCGGTCTTGGTGCGGCGATCATCAATGACATCTGGGGCCTGCAGCGGGACGCCGGGATGGCGGCCGTGGTCGCGCGCCATGGCGCGGGCCTGGTGGCGATGCACAACCGCGCCGCCGTCGACCCCGCCGTCGACATCGTCGCCGACATGCTGGCGTTCTTCGAGCGGACCCTCGCCATCGCCGACGAAGCCGGCATCGCCCGCTCGCGGATCGTTCTCGATCCCGGCATCGGCTTCGGCAAGACGCCGGACCAGAACGTGCGAGCCATCGCCGAACTGCCGGCCCTGCGCGTCCTCGGGTTGCCGATTCTGGTCGGCGCCTCGCGCAAGTCGCTGATCGGCCATCTCTCGGGTGCGCCGGTGGGCGAGCGCCTGCCCGGAACCATCGCCGCCCACGTGCTGTCGGTCGCGGGCGGTGCCGACATTCTACGCGTCCACGACGTGCGCGAACATCTTCAAGCCGTCCGCCTGGCCGACGCGATCGTGCGCCGGGGCGGACGCGGAGGAAGCCATGGCTGA
- the folK gene encoding 2-amino-4-hydroxy-6-hydroxymethyldihydropteridine diphosphokinase — protein MEIAAVSLGSNIGDKRGHIAAAIDLLARTPGLRVVARSGDYRTAPWGFAEQDWFVNACVLLETALAPRALLDRCLEIEHALGRRRDVRWGPRIIDLDLLSYGGLTIDEPGLSVPHPHMLERAFVLVPLAEIAPDLTIGGDTVAAALERVEADTITRL, from the coding sequence ATGGAAATCGCGGCGGTGAGCCTCGGCAGCAATATCGGCGACAAGCGCGGCCATATCGCCGCCGCGATCGATCTGCTGGCGCGGACCCCGGGCCTGCGCGTCGTCGCCCGCTCCGGCGACTATCGGACGGCGCCGTGGGGCTTCGCCGAACAGGACTGGTTCGTGAACGCCTGCGTGCTTCTGGAGACCGCGCTCGCGCCACGCGCGCTGCTCGACCGCTGCCTGGAAATAGAGCACGCCCTCGGCCGGCGCAGGGACGTGCGCTGGGGGCCGCGCATCATCGATCTCGATCTCCTCAGCTACGGCGGGCTGACGATCGACGAGCCGGGTCTTTCCGTGCCGCATCCGCACATGCTGGAGCGCGCCTTCGTGCTCGTGCCGCTTGCGGAAATCGCGCCCGATCTTACGATCGGCGGCGACACGGTGGCTGCCGCGCTGGAACGCGTTGAGGCAGATACCATCACGAGATTGTGA
- a CDS encoding murein hydrolase activator EnvC family protein: MIPEAAVQAIDRLPKRAGRELRTARRSIVAVGAFCLCVLAPLHPGWATEEDPAIPPTAANPTDAPAASAGAASQPAAPLDPVQERQKRVRELSALNQTIRVNAERQAELAHEIAALDQDRTRLNQAILDVGERRSKLEKTMAATESRIAEIETQADSVRASFNARRATLAEIIATLERIGRQPPPAIAVDAADARSAVRSAMLLGAVLPEIRIQADGLAADLQEIARLGRDARTERARLAKDAEKLAEERERLSLLVEEKRKARDTSAEQLNAERAAAEELASRATSLQGLIGTLERDLSTARKAADDARAASSGARPSAGDPSRLAPAVAFASTRGHLPYPAAGPIESKFGDDDGYGGQRQGIVIGAAPGAQVSAPADGWVVYAGPFRSYGKILILNLGDGYHMLLAGMDRIDVDLGQFVLAGEPVGTVAGQIFANAAAAAKAQPQSSLYVELRKDSAPIDPAPWWAAAGEQEVRG; this comes from the coding sequence TTGATCCCAGAGGCTGCCGTCCAAGCGATCGATCGGCTGCCGAAGCGGGCGGGCAGGGAGCTCCGGACCGCCCGACGGAGCATCGTCGCCGTCGGCGCCTTCTGTCTTTGTGTGCTGGCGCCGCTGCATCCGGGGTGGGCGACGGAAGAGGATCCGGCGATCCCGCCGACCGCGGCGAACCCGACCGACGCCCCGGCGGCAAGCGCGGGCGCTGCGTCACAGCCCGCCGCGCCGCTCGATCCGGTGCAGGAGCGCCAGAAGCGCGTTCGCGAACTGTCGGCGCTCAACCAGACCATTCGCGTCAATGCCGAACGGCAGGCCGAACTCGCCCACGAGATCGCCGCTCTCGACCAGGACCGGACGCGTCTCAACCAGGCGATTCTCGATGTCGGCGAGCGGCGCTCGAAACTCGAGAAGACCATGGCGGCGACCGAATCGCGCATCGCCGAGATCGAAACGCAGGCCGACAGCGTGCGCGCGTCGTTCAATGCCCGCCGGGCGACGCTGGCCGAGATCATCGCCACGCTGGAGCGCATCGGCCGGCAGCCGCCGCCGGCGATCGCCGTCGATGCGGCCGACGCCCGCAGCGCGGTGCGCAGCGCCATGCTGCTCGGTGCGGTGCTGCCGGAAATCCGCATCCAGGCCGACGGCCTCGCCGCCGATCTCCAGGAGATCGCCCGCCTCGGCCGCGATGCGCGCACCGAGCGCGCGCGCCTTGCCAAGGATGCCGAGAAGCTCGCCGAGGAGCGGGAACGCCTGAGCCTGCTCGTCGAGGAGAAGCGCAAGGCACGCGACACGTCCGCGGAGCAACTGAACGCCGAGCGGGCCGCCGCTGAGGAACTCGCCTCCAGGGCGACGTCGCTGCAAGGCCTGATCGGCACGCTGGAGCGCGACCTCTCGACGGCTCGCAAGGCGGCCGACGATGCCCGCGCCGCCTCGTCGGGCGCGCGGCCGAGCGCGGGCGATCCCTCGCGGCTTGCACCCGCGGTCGCCTTTGCCTCGACGCGCGGTCACCTGCCCTATCCGGCGGCGGGCCCCATCGAGTCGAAATTCGGCGATGACGACGGCTATGGCGGCCAGCGTCAGGGCATCGTCATCGGCGCCGCACCGGGCGCGCAGGTCTCCGCGCCGGCCGACGGATGGGTCGTCTATGCCGGACCCTTCCGTTCCTACGGCAAGATCTTGATCCTGAACCTTGGCGACGGATATCATATGCTGTTGGCGGGGATGGACCGCATCGACGTGGACCTTGGCCAGTTCGTGCTCGCGGGCGAGCCGGTCGGGACCGTGGCCGGTCAGATTTTCGCGAACGCGGCTGCGGCGGCCAAGGCTCAGCCGCAATCGTCACTATATGTCGAGCTTCGGAAGGACAGCGCTCCGATCGATCCCGCCCCCTGGTGGGCGGCGGCGGGCGAGCAAGAGGTACGCGGATGA
- a CDS encoding VIT1/CCC1 transporter family protein, with protein MSRLTHPEVHMVHRIGWLRAAVLGANDGILSTSSLVVGVAAAGSGSAQILVAGFAGLVAGAMSMAAGEYVSVSSQADAEKADLGRERSELAASPEAELEELTGIYVARGLDRDLAERVAVQLTERDALGAHARDELGISDAVAARPVQAAVVSALTFAAGAIVPVLVALVSPAERTSLFVAIATLIVLAVLGGLGAAAGGAGMVRGAVRVTFWGALAMGATAIVGTIFGVHAG; from the coding sequence ATGAGCCGCCTCACGCATCCCGAAGTCCACATGGTTCACCGCATCGGCTGGCTGCGCGCCGCCGTGCTCGGCGCGAACGACGGGATCCTCTCCACATCGAGCCTCGTGGTCGGAGTGGCGGCGGCCGGATCGGGATCCGCGCAGATCCTCGTCGCCGGTTTCGCCGGGCTCGTCGCCGGGGCGATGTCGATGGCGGCGGGGGAATATGTCTCCGTGAGCTCGCAGGCCGACGCCGAGAAGGCGGACCTCGGCCGGGAGCGCAGCGAACTCGCCGCGAGCCCGGAGGCGGAACTCGAAGAGCTGACCGGCATCTATGTCGCGCGCGGGCTCGATCGGGACCTCGCCGAGCGCGTCGCGGTGCAACTGACTGAGAGGGACGCGCTCGGCGCGCACGCCCGCGACGAACTCGGCATTTCCGACGCCGTCGCCGCGCGCCCGGTGCAGGCGGCCGTCGTCTCCGCGCTGACGTTCGCGGCGGGCGCGATCGTGCCGGTTCTGGTGGCACTGGTCTCGCCGGCGGAGCGCACGAGCCTGTTCGTCGCCATCGCCACCCTGATCGTGCTCGCCGTTCTCGGCGGCCTCGGCGCGGCGGCGGGCGGGGCGGGCATGGTGCGCGGGGCGGTCCGCGTCACCTTCTGGGGCGCACTCGCCATGGGCGCGACGGCCATCGTCGGCACGATCTTCGGGGTCCACGCGGGATAG
- the folB gene encoding dihydroneopterin aldolase, producing the protein MADTITITNMDFYAHHGVLDEEAKLGQRFFADIVVETDLGPAARADDYRQTVCYAKLYRAVEAVMTGRRAHLIEALAERAASAVLAEFPGIQAATVTVRKPNAPIPGHFDHVQVSVTRRRG; encoded by the coding sequence ATGGCTGACACCATCACCATCACCAACATGGATTTCTATGCCCACCACGGCGTGCTGGACGAGGAAGCGAAGCTTGGTCAGCGCTTCTTCGCCGATATCGTGGTGGAGACCGATCTCGGTCCGGCGGCGCGGGCGGACGACTATCGCCAGACGGTCTGCTACGCCAAGCTCTACCGGGCTGTCGAAGCCGTGATGACGGGACGCCGCGCCCACCTGATCGAAGCGCTCGCCGAACGCGCCGCGTCGGCCGTGCTCGCCGAGTTTCCCGGCATCCAGGCCGCGACGGTGACCGTGCGCAAGCCGAACGCACCGATTCCGGGACATTTCGACCATGTGCAGGTGTCCGTCACGCGGCGGCGCGGCTGA